Genomic window (Streptomyces sp. SLBN-31):
GACGCCCGCCAAGCACGCCGCCAACGAGGCCGTGCTCGCGGCCGGCGGCACCATCTCCCACCACCACGGGGTCGGCACCGACCACCGCGACTGGTACGTCCGCGAGGCCGGCCCCCTCGGCGTCTCCGCCCTGCGCGCCGTCAAGCACCGCCTGGACCCAGACGGGCTGCTCAACCCCGGCGTCCTGCTGCCCACCGACTGACCCACCCGATCCGACCGCCTGCCTCGGAGGCCCATTCGATGCGCCAGTTCACCGCCGTCATCAACCCCACCGCGGGCGGCTCCACCGGGGCGGCGACCCTGCTCCAGCTGGCCCGGCTGCTGCGCGCGGCCGGCGCCGAGCTGGAGACCGAATACAGCCGCAACCTCGCCCACGCCCAGGACATCGCCCGCGCGGCCGGCGAACGCGGCCGGATCGTTCTGGCCGTGGGCGGCGACGGCATCACGGGCGGCATCGGCGGCGCGCTCAGCGGCACGGGGACCGTGCTGGGCCTCGTACCCGCCGGACGCGGCAACGACTTCGCCCGCGCGCTTGGCCTGCCCGCCGAACCGGAAGCCCTCGCGCAGATCCTGCTGCACGCCGAGCCCCGGCCCGTCGACACCATCGAGGTGGAGTCGGCCGTCCACCCGCGCACGGTGGTCCTGGGCAGCGTGTACGCCGGCGTCGACGCCGAGGCCAACCGGTACGCCAACAACGCCCGCCTGCTGCGCGGCGCCGCCTCCTACTACGCGGGCGGCCTGCGCGCCGTCACCACGTGGCGGCCGGCCGACTACCACGTCACCGTCGACGGCGAGGAACACCTCCACCGCGGCTACACCGTCGTCGCGGCCAACTCCCCCTACTACGGCTCCGGCCGGCTCATCGCGCCCGACGCGCGCGTCGACGACGGACTGCTGGACGTGGTGCTGATCCGCGAGGCCCCACGCACGCTCTTCTTCACCCTGATGAACGAGCTGAAGACCGGCGCCCACGTCCACCGCCCCCAAGTGCGCGTCCTGCGCGGCCGGGAGCTGCGCATCGAGGCCGACCGGCCCGTCCCCTACGGCGCCGACGGCGAGGTGGACGCCACCCTCCCGGTCACCGTGCGGGTGCGGCCCGGGGACCTGCCGGTGCTGTACTGAGCCCGCAAGATCGTCTCATCCGCCGAGGAGGCACCTGGCGAGCCGGTCCGCCTGTTCACGTTATGCAGTGCTCACCTTCGTTTCCGTCAAGAGAGCGCACACAAGAATGCCCCCGCGCGGAGGGCGCGGGGGTGGCCCGAAGAGGCTGATCAGAGCGCGTCCACGGCGATCACCTTCCAGCCGTCGGACGTACGGCTCATCGTCATCCGCACCCGGTTCAGGTCCAGACGGGAGCCCGAGACCTGGGTGCTCTGCGTGACCTGGTTGACGAAGAGCAGGACGGTGACCCTGTCCGGTGCCGCCGAGACGACGGAGGCCGCGGTGACCGACGCCTTCACCACCCCGTGGTACTTCTTCGCCGTCGGCCCGACCACACTCGCCGTCGTCTTCCCGTACTCGTCCCGGAAGTGCCCGGTCAGCCGATCACGTGCCCGGGCGAAGTCACGGTCCAGATGCCGGTAGTCGTACGACAGCACGACCGGCGCCGCCTTGCGCGCGGCCGTCAGTGCCTGCGCCCGGGCACTCTCGGCGCGCCGCTCCTGCCCGTACTGCCAGCCGAGCACCGCGACCGCGACCAGGCCCATGACCAGGAGGGCGCCGAGCACCGCGGTGACCAGCCACCGCCGGGACGGGCGGGCCGGCGCCTCGTCCGTCAGGTCCTCGGCTGACGGCTCCGGCGGGTCCTCCCAGCCGTCCGCGGCCGGCGGGTCGATCGTCAGGGTGCGCCCGGTGAGGGGTTCCTCGGGCTGCTTCGGATCCTCGATGCGCCGGGTGCGCTTGGCCGCCGCACGGGCGGCCGCGTTCATCGCGCGGCTACGGGCTGTCGGGTTCGCCATCGTCGTACTCCTCACTGGTGGTGCGTGACCGGTGGTGCGGGTCAGCCCACGAACTCGACGTCGGAGGTCAGCCAGCGCCCGTTCCGGTGGACCAGGTCGAGCTGCAGCCGATAGGTGCGGGCCTGCCCCTTGGGCACGCCAATGTTGGTGACCTTGCTGTCGGCGACCACCAGGACGCGGGCCGAGTGCGCGTCGGAGCGGACGATGCCGGCGTCGAGGACTTGCCCCTCGGAGACCGACCTGTTCTCGGCGACGAGCTTGGTCAGGTCCTGGGTCTGCGCGCTGAACTGCTTCTTGAAGTCGCCGGTGGCGCTCTCGAGGACGTTGGCGCTGTCCCGGTCGTAGTGCCGGTAGTCGAGCGAGGTGAAGTTCAGCGCGGACTGGCGGGCGGCGGACAGGATGTCCTGGCGCCGCGTGTCCTTCTCGTGCTCGTCGTAGAGGCGCAGGCTCAGCCAGAGAGCAGCTGCCGTGGTCAGGAGGGTCGCCACGACGAGTCCGACCGTGAGTGCCTTCCGGTTCCCGCCGAGTTCTCTCACGGTCAGGCCATAGGACCGACTAGCAACCATTGCCAGGACTCCTTTCCGAACACCGTCTGCTGGCCGCCCGTCGAGCCGATCTCGACGGGCCTTCCGTCCGGGCCGGTCGCGGTGCCGGTCTCCGGGTCGTACGGCGTGACGTACGCCGCCGGGTTCGCGCCGCCCGAAGCTGAGCGTGCGCCGGGGGCGTTCTGCGCGCCCCGTACTGAGGTCTTGCTGCCGCGCGGGGCGGTGCAGCGCGCGTCGGTGTTCGCCGCGCGCGTGCCGGTGTCCGAGGGGTCCCGCCGGGTCGTGCCGTATCCCTGGGTACACGGCGCCGGGTCGTCGGCGTTCACCACAAGGCCGAAGTGGAAGGTTCCGTCGCCCGGGACGACCGTGTAGCTGCCCGCGACCAGCGCCGGGAAGGTGACGAGCGCCTGCTCGACGCCGGGCAGGTGGGCCAGTGTGACCTGGCCGCCGCTGATCAGGTTGGCCAGCAGGACCGAAAGCTGCGGACCGGTCGACCTGAGCAGGGAGTTGACCTCCTGCGCGGCCGGCGCGGCATTGCCGATCAGCTTGCGCAGGTCCCCGTCGCTCGACTTCAACTGCTCGGTGAGCAGCGCCAGATCGTGCGCGAACGACTTGATCGACGAACCCTGGTCGGCCTGCGTCTTGAGGACCTTCCGGGAGTCCTCGATCAGCGAGATCGTCTGGGGCAGCGAGTCGGACGCCGACTCGACGAGCGCGTTGCCGGAGTCCACCAGCCGGCTCAGGTCCGGGCCGGTGCCGTTGAAGGCCTTGCCCAACTCGTCGACGGTGACCCGGAGATCGTTCTTGCCGACAGAGTTCACCAGCCGGTCCAGGCTGAGGACGAGGTCGGTGGTGGGTAGCGGCACCCGGGTGCTGCCCCGCGGGATCGCGCTGCCGTCGAGGAGGTACGGGCCGTGCGAAGTGCGCGGCTGCAGGTCGACGTACTGCTCACCCACCGCCGAGCGGTTGGCGACCACGGCGAGGGTGTCCGCCGGGATGCGCGGCGCCCCGTCCTTGATGTCGAGGGCGACCGACACACCGTCGTCGCCGGTCAGTCCCAGCGAGCCGACGCGGCCCACCGGCACCCCGCGGTAGGTGACCTCGGCGCCCGGGAAGATGCCCCCGGAGTCGGCGAAGTCGGCCCGCACGGTGTAGCCGCGGTCCAGGAGGCTGTCCACCAGGCCGGTGTACTCGGCGCCGACGTACGACACCCCAACAGCGGTGACGGCGGCGAAGGCGAGCAACTGTGCCTTGACGGTACGGGTGATCACGGTTGGACCCCCTTCAGCATCAGCTCAGCGAGCGCGAGGTCGATCCCCTCGGGTGCGCGGGCGCGGGTGGAGTAGGCGCTTGTGCACACGGGCGGGCACAGCACGTCGCCGCTGCCCGAGGAGGCCGATGGGGCCGGCAGGCCCGGCGTGCTCGGCAGCGCGGTCGGTGTGGGGACGCTCGGCAGGTCCGGGACGTCCGGGAGGTCCGGGAGATCCGGCACGTCGGGCGTGCTCGGGGGCTGCGAACCGCCCCTGTCCTCACCGGAGTTGCCGTCCGCCACGTTCCCGTACAGGTCCGCGAGGTCGAGGTCCGCGGTGAGGTGGAGGTTGACGTAGTCGCCCTTGACCGCCTCCGTGGCGTTGCGCGGGAACGGGTAAGTGGTCAGCAGCTCGAGGGAGTTGGGCAGGTCGCTGCCCGCCTTGTTCAGCTGCCGCAGGATCGGCCGGAGCTTCTTGAGGTTCGCGACCGTGTCGTCGTGCGAGGCCTCGACCACCTTGGTGCCGGTCCTGCCGAGCTTCGACAGGGCGGTGAGCATCTTCGTCAGCTTGCGCCGCTCGCCGGCCAGGACCTTCAGCGCGGGCGGCATCGTGTCGACGGCCTTGGCAATGGTCTCCTTCTCCTTGCCGAGCCGCCCCGCGAGCCGGTCGACGGCCTTGATCGCGCGGACGATGTCCGCCTTCTGCTCGTCCAGTCCGCCTACGAACGTGTTCAGCTCCTTCAGCAGCGACCGGACCCGGTTCTCGCGGCCGTCCAGGGCCTTGTTCAACTCCACGGTGATCGTCTTGAGCTGGGCCACCCCACCGCCGTTGAGCAGCGCGGACAACGCGGACAGCACCTCCTCGACCTCCGGGTTGCGGCCGCTGCGGGACAGCGGGATGCGGTCGCCGTCGCGCAGCCGGCCCACGGGGGCCGTGCCGGTCGGGGCGGCGAGCGCCACGTACTTCTCGCCGAGCAGGCTGGTTTGCCGCAGTTCCGCCACCGCGTTGGCGGGCAGCTTCACCGAGTCGGCGACCCGTAGCCGTACGCGCGCGTGCCAGCCGTCCAGCTGCACTTTCTCGACCGCGCCCACGGTCACGTCGTCGACCTTCACCGCCGACTGCGGCACCAGGTCCAGGACGTCACGGAACTCGACGGTGACGTGGTACGCGTGGCCGTCGTCGGCCGCACCGCCGGGCAGTGGGACGTCGTACCAGCCGTTGAACTCGCAGCCGGACAGCAGCAGCGAGCCGACCGCAGCCCAGGCGAAGGTCCCCGCCTTGCGTCGTATGCTCATGCGCTCGCCCCCAGGATCCCGCCGAGCGTCCTGTCGGTCGTGCCCGTCACCGCGGCACCCTGCGTGGGAGGTTCGGGCAGGGAGTCGAAGAGTTTCGTCAGCTCCTTGCAGTCGGGGTTCTTGCCCCCTTCGTCGCCCGTCGTCCTGAGCAGGGAGCACAGGAGCGAGGCCGGATCCTGGGCCTGCCGGGCGTTGTTGCGGGTGTCGAGGGTGCCGGAGGAGGGGTTGTAGGTGTTGTTCAGGTTGGACAGACCGACGGGCGCGACCGTCAACAGCTCGTTCAGCGCGGCCCGTTGGGTGACGAGCACCTGGGTCACCTTGCTGAGGCCCTTCACGTCCGAGGTCAGCGACTTCTTGTTCTTCTTCACGAAGGAGGACACGTCACCCAGCGCCGTGGCGAGGTTCGCGAGCGCCGCCGCGAGGTCCTTGCGCTCGCCCGAGAGCTGCTCGGCGACCTTGGCGAGGCTGGTGTTGAACGACCGCACGCTCATGTCGTCGGCCGCCAGGGCCGCCGTGAACACCTGCAGGTTCCGTACCGTGCCGAACAGGTCCGTTCGGCCGTCGGACAGGGTGGTGACCGCCTGCGAGAGGTCCTGGACCGTCTGGTTGAGGTTCTCGCCCTGTCCGTCGAGGTTGTCGGCGCTGACCCCGAGCAGCCGGGACAGGGAGCCGTCCTTGTTGGCGCCCTTGGGGCCGAGGGCGGCCGCCGTGGTGTGCAGGCTGTCGAAGACGCGGTCCAGTTCCACGGGTACGGCGGTGCGCTTCTCGGGGATGACGGCGCCGTTCCGCAGGATCGGGCCCGTCCGGTACACCGGCAGCAGTTGCACGTAACGGTCGCTGACCACCGAGGAGTTGATGATCGCGGCCTTCGCGTCGGCGGGGACCTTGCGCCCTTCGTCGTACTCGAACTCGACGCGCACCCGGTCGCCCTCGGGAGTGATCTTCCGGACTTCGCCGATGCGGACGCCGAGGACCCGGACGTCCGAACCGGGGTAGATGCCGACGGTGCGTGGGAAGTACGCGGTGACGTGGATCTTCCCGGGGCGCGGCCACAGCGCGTAGGTGAGGGCAGCGATCAGCGCCACCACGGTGACCAGAACCAGGTTCCTCCTCACTGCCCTCCTCCCGTCTTCGGGACCACCGGAGCGGCGACCAGGTTCTGGACGTAGGAGTCGAACCAGCGGCCGTTTCCGAGGGTGTTGGTGAAGACCCGGACGTACGGCGCGAGCAGCTTCACGCTGCGGTCCAGGCTGGACTGGTTGCGTTCGAGCATCTGCACCACACGGTTCAGGCCCCTGAGGGCGGGCCCGATCTCCTTGTCGTTGTCGTCGACCAGGCCGGAGAGCTCGATGCCGAGCGTGGCCGAGGTCTTCAGCAGCTTGTGGATCGCCGTACGGCGCTTGCTGATCTCCTTGAACAGGCTGTTGCCGTCCTTGACGAGGGAGGTGAAGTCCTTGGAGCGGTCGGCGAGTACGCCGGTGGTGCCGTTGGCGTGGTCGAGGAGTTCACCGAGGGCCTTGTCGCGCGAGGCCACCGTGCGGGAGATCCGTGACAGACCCTTGATGGACGCGCGTACCTCGGCGGGCGAGTCCTGGAAGGTGGTGGAGATGGTGTCCAGGGCCTTCGCCAGCTGCTCGGTGTCGACCTTCTCCGAGGTGGTGGTGAGGTCGCTGAAGGCCTGCACGACGTCGTAGGCCGCCACCGTGCGCCGCAGCGGGATCTCGCTGCCGGGGCTCAACTGGCCCGGCCCCTTCGGCTGCAGGGCCAGGTACTTCGCGCCGAGGATCGTCTTGACCCGGATCGACGCACCGGTCTCCATGCCGAAAGCCGGGTCGCCCTTGACCTTGAAGGTCACCTTGACGTGGTCGCCGTCCAGGTCGACGTCCTCGACCTTGCCGACCTTCACCCCGGCGATCCGCACCTCGTCGCCGGGCTTGAGACCGCCGGCCTCCGAGAAGGCCGCGCTGTACGTCTTTCCGCCACCGATGAAAGGGAGGCTGTCGGCGTTGAACGCGGCCACCGTCAGCACCGCGAGGACGGTGAGGCCCACGGCACCGATGACGACCGGGTTGCGCTCGCGGAACGGGATCAGGCGGGGGCGTCGCAGCCGTATGCGCGGCAGCCTGGGCGGATCGATGCGGACCTTCATCATCGGCTGCGGCTTGCCGGGGCGTGGTGCCCGTCGGGGAAGCCGTGGTCTGGGCAGCTTCGGCGGGTCGATGCGGACCCTCATCAGGGGTTCGGGCCTGCTGGGACGAGGCGCCCGACGAGGGAGCCGTACGGTCGGCAGCTTCGGCGGGTCGATGCGCACCTTCATCAGGGGCTCCGGGCGCTTCTTGCGCGTCACGATCCGCACCTCGCCCTCGCCACGTGCATGTCGGGGGTCAGCACCTGCTTCGTCTTCGGCAGCACGATCCGGCCGTCGAAGTCGCAGAGGTAGAAGTTGAACCACGAGCCGTACGACGCGGTCCCCGTCAGTGCGTTGAGCTTGTTCGGCAGCCGCTTCAGCACGCCCTCCACGGTCTTCTCGTTGTCGTTCAACGTCCCGGTGAGACCGGTCAGTTGGGCGATGTCGTCCTTCAGCGGCGGCCGCGCGTCCGTCAGCAGCCCCGAGGTGGCGTCCGTCAGATCGCCGATGTTCACCAGCGACTCGCCGATCGGCTTGCGGTCGGCGGACAGTCCGGAGATCACCCGCCGCAGCTGCTTGAGCAGCCCGGAGAAGCGGGTGCCGCGCTTGTCCAGCGTCCCCAGCACGGTGTTGAGGTTGTCGATCACCGAGCCGATCAGCTTGTCGCGGTCGGCGAGCGTCGTGGTGAGCGAAGCCGTGTGCACCAGAAGGCTGTTGACGGTGCCGCCCTCGCCCTGCAGCGTCTTGATGATTTCGGTGGCGAGCTGGTTGACGTCCTGCGGGCTGAGCGCGGCGAACAGCGGTTTGAAGCCGTTCAGCAGGGCGTTGAGGTCCAGTGCGGGCTGCGTGCGCCTCAGCGGGATGGTGGCCCCGGGCCTCAGCCGGGTGCCGTCGCCCGCGCCCTCGGTCAGGGCGACGTACCGCTGTCCGACCAGGTTGCGGTAGCGGATGACCGCATGGGTGCTGGTGAGCAGCGGACGGTCCGCGCCGACGGTGAAGGTGATCTCCGCCAATGTCCGGTCCTTGATCCGGATGCCCTCGACCTCGCCGACCCGCACCCCGGCGATCCGGATGTCGTCGCCCTTCTCCAGGCCGGTGACATCGCTGAAGACGGCACGGTACGTGCGCTCGGGGGTGAAGGAGACGTTGACAATGGTGGCGGCCAGCAGCGCCGTCGCCGCGATCGTGACCAGCGCGAAGACGCTGAACTTGACGAGGGGAGCCGCGGTCTGCCGGGCCGGGGTGGTCCTCATGCCACACTCACCGCCGTCCCGCGCGCCATCGGCCCGAACAGCAGCGTCACGACCGGCGGCACCTCGTCGGCCGGCACGCCCATCACCGGCGACACCAGCGAGCCGACGGCCCGCTGCTCGGCCCGGGTGGCGGAGACGCCGAGCGTTCCTGAGGAACTCCCCTTTTGCGAACCGTCGTTGAGATGTACGCCGGGTGCGGGGACCGAAGGGCTCGGCAGATCACGGCAGTTCGGCCCTGATTGCTCGCCGTATTGCGGCTCCTCCCCGGGCCGGTACGCGCCCTGCTGCCGTACGACTTCGAGCGTGATGTGCATCCTGCCCCCCCGGAAGGCCTGATCGGAGGCCTGTTCCTCGTGGACCAGGCCGGCCAGGAGGCACGGGTACTCGGGGGAGTAGCGGGCGAAGAGCTCCAGGGTGGGGCGGGAGACCCGACCGAGGGTGATCAGCCGGTCGCCGTTCGCGTCGAGGAAGTCGTCCGTGGTGTCCGCGACCGTCGCCGTCGCGGTGAGCGCGCTCGCGAGCCGGTCCCGCTCCTCGACCAGCGTGCGGCTGGTGGTGACGGTGTTGCGCAGGATCTCCATCAAGTCGGGGGCCGCATCGCCGTACACCTCCGCGACGTCGGCCAGACGGGCGAAGTCCTCGGTGAGGGACGGCAGATGGGGATTGAGGCGGTGCAGATAGGCCTCCACGCGTGTGAGGTTGTCGCCGATCCGGTCGCCGCGGCCCTCGAGGGCGGTGGCGAAGGCGGAGAGCGTGGCGTTGAGCTTGCCGGGCTGCACGGTCCGCAGCAGCGGCAGCAGGTCGTTCATCAACTGCTGCACCTCGATGCCGACGCGGGTGCGGTCCTGGGTGATGACGTCGCCGGCGCGGATGGACCGGGCCGAGGTGTGCGCGGGCGCGACCAGGTCGACGTACTTCTCGCCGAACAGCGTCTTCGGCAGCAGGCGTGCCCGCACGTCGGAGGGGATGTCAGCGACGTACTGGGGCTTGAGCGCGATGTCGAGCGTCGCCTTCGTCCCGTCGGCGTGCACCGAGCGCACCTCGCCGACCAGCAGGCCGCGCAGCTTGACGTCGGCGCGCGGGTCGAGCTGGTTGCCGAGGCCGTCGGCCTCCAGCTTGATCCGCACGACCGGGGTGAACGCCTGCTGGTACACGGCGACGGACAGCGACAGCAACAGTGCGAGGACGGCAACGAACACCACGCCGTACAACCGCAGTCTCAGCACCCTCACACGGCTCACCCCGCAATCCGTACGGTCGTGTTGGCGCCCCAGATCGCGAGCGACAGAAAGAAGTCGAGGACGTTGATCGCCACGATCGAGGTCCGCACCGCGCGGCCCACCGCGACGCCGACGCCCGCCGGGCCGCCGCTCGCGTAGTAGCCGTAGAAGCAGTGCACGAGGATGATCAGGACGGCGAAGACGAGCACCTTGCCGAAGGACCACAGGACGTCGACCGGCGGCAGGTACTGGGAGAAGTAGTGGTCGTAGGTGCCCGCCGACTGGCCGTAGTAGCCGGTGGTGATGGTGCGGGCGGCAAGGTACGAGGACAGCAGGCCGATCACGTACAGCGGGATCACCGCGACGAAACCGGCGATCATCCGCGTGGTCACCAGGAACGGCAGCGAGGGCACGCCCATGACCTCCAGGGCATCGGTCTCCTCGCTGATCCGCATCGCGCCGAGCTGGGCGGTGAAGCCCGCGCCGACGGTCGCGGAGAGCGCGAGTCCGGCCACCAGGGGTGCGATCTCCCGAGTGTTGAAGTACGCCGACAGGAACGCCACGAAGTTGGAGGTGCCCAGCTGGTTCAGCGCGGCGTAGCCCTGCAGGCCCACCTCCGTTCCGGTGAAGAACGACAGGAACGCGATGACGCCGACCGTGCCGCCCACGACCGCGAGGGCGCCGCGGCCGAAGCTCACCTCGGCGAGCAGCCGCAGGATCTCCTTCTTGTAGCGCCGCAGGGTGCGGCCCGTCCAGGCCAACGAGCGGCCGTAGAAGGAGAGTTGGCGCCCCAGCGCCTCGAGACTGTCGAACAGCGCCATAGCCTCAGCCCCTCTGCGGGACGACTTGGAAGTACACCGCGGTCATCACGAAGTTCGTCACGAACAGCAACATGAAGGTGATCACCACGGACTGGTTCACGGCGTCGCCCACACCCTTCGGGCCGCCCTTCGCGGTAAGTCCCTTGTACGAGGCGACGATCGCCGCGATCGCCCCGAAGACGAGTGCCTTGATCTCGGCCGCCCACAGGTCGGAGAGCTGGGCAAGGGTGGTGAAGGACGCGAGGTAGGCGCCCGGAGTGCCGTTCTGCAGGACGACGTTGAAGAAGTAGCCGCCGGCGACGCCGACCACGGACACCAGACCGTTGAGCAGTACGGCGACGACCATGGACGCGAGCACCCGCGGGACGACCAGCCGGTGGACGGGGTCGATGCCGAGGACCTGCATCGCGTCGATCTCCTCGCGGATCTTCCGCGCCCCGAGGTCCGCGCAGATCGCCGTGCCCCCCGCGCCCGCGATCAGCAGCGCGGTGACGATCGGCGAGGCCTCGCGCAGTACGGCGAGGACCGAGGCGGCGCCCGAGAAGGACTGGGCGCCGAGCTGTCGCGTCAGACTGCCGATCTGCAGCGCGATGACGGCGCCGAAGGGGATGGAGACAAGGGCGGTCGGCAGGATGGTGACGCTCGCGACGAACCAGGCCTGCTGGATGAACTCCCTTGCCTGGAAAGGCCGTCGGGGCATCGTCCGGACGACGTCCAGCGCCATCGCGAACAGGTTCCCCGACTGCCGCAGGGCACCGGTCGGTGACAGTCTCATACGTCCGCCACCGCCTTCCGCCGCCGCAACTCCGCTTCTCGTTCGGCAATCGCGTCCCAGCGGGGCGGTCGGAGGATGCCTGGGCCCGGCAGCAGGCGGGGAGTCAGAGCCTGGCTGCCGGGAGTCTGTGTGCCGTTGCCCAGTTGGGCCAGCTCCTGCTCGACCTGCGCGGCGTCCTTCTCCTCCGCCATGCCGATCGGGCCCTGCATCCGCCCGTTCAGGAACTGCCGCACAACCGGCTCGTCACTGGTCAGCAGCTCTTCCCGCGGGCCGAACATGACCAGCTCGCGCCGGAACAACAGGCCGATGTTGTCGGGGACCTGGCGGGCCGAGGCGATGTCGTGGGTGACGATCAGGAAGGTCGCGTCGATCTGCGCGTTGAGGTCGACGATGAGCTGGTTGAGATAGGCGACTCGGACGGGATCGAGGCCGGAGTCGGGCTCGTCGAAGAGGATGATCTCGGGGTCGAGGACGAGGGCGCGTGC
Coding sequences:
- a CDS encoding YegS/Rv2252/BmrU family lipid kinase yields the protein MRQFTAVINPTAGGSTGAATLLQLARLLRAAGAELETEYSRNLAHAQDIARAAGERGRIVLAVGGDGITGGIGGALSGTGTVLGLVPAGRGNDFARALGLPAEPEALAQILLHAEPRPVDTIEVESAVHPRTVVLGSVYAGVDAEANRYANNARLLRGAASYYAGGLRAVTTWRPADYHVTVDGEEHLHRGYTVVAANSPYYGSGRLIAPDARVDDGLLDVVLIREAPRTLFFTLMNELKTGAHVHRPQVRVLRGRELRIEADRPVPYGADGEVDATLPVTVRVRPGDLPVLY
- a CDS encoding ABC transporter ATP-binding protein; the encoded protein is MGVEICVEGLTKSFGHQVIWQDVSLRLPAGEVSVMLGPSGTGKSVFLKTLVGLLKPDRGSVRIAGRDITKLREHELYEVRKLFGVLFQDGALFGSMNLYDNIAFPLREHTRKSESEIRRIVLEKMDMVGLIGSEPKLPGEISGGMRKRAGLARALVLDPEIILFDEPDSGLDPVRVAYLNQLIVDLNAQIDATFLIVTHDIASARQVPDNIGLLFRRELVMFGPREELLTSDEPVVRQFLNGRMQGPIGMAEEKDAAQVEQELAQLGNGTQTPGSQALTPRLLPGPGILRPPRWDAIAEREAELRRRKAVADV
- a CDS encoding MCE family protein, encoding MRVLRLRLYGVVFVAVLALLLSLSVAVYQQAFTPVVRIKLEADGLGNQLDPRADVKLRGLLVGEVRSVHADGTKATLDIALKPQYVADIPSDVRARLLPKTLFGEKYVDLVAPAHTSARSIRAGDVITQDRTRVGIEVQQLMNDLLPLLRTVQPGKLNATLSAFATALEGRGDRIGDNLTRVEAYLHRLNPHLPSLTEDFARLADVAEVYGDAAPDLMEILRNTVTTSRTLVEERDRLASALTATATVADTTDDFLDANGDRLITLGRVSRPTLELFARYSPEYPCLLAGLVHEEQASDQAFRGGRMHITLEVVRQQGAYRPGEEPQYGEQSGPNCRDLPSPSVPAPGVHLNDGSQKGSSSGTLGVSATRAEQRAVGSLVSPVMGVPADEVPPVVTLLFGPMARGTAVSVA
- a CDS encoding MCE family protein, yielding MRTTPARQTAAPLVKFSVFALVTIAATALLAATIVNVSFTPERTYRAVFSDVTGLEKGDDIRIAGVRVGEVEGIRIKDRTLAEITFTVGADRPLLTSTHAVIRYRNLVGQRYVALTEGAGDGTRLRPGATIPLRRTQPALDLNALLNGFKPLFAALSPQDVNQLATEIIKTLQGEGGTVNSLLVHTASLTTTLADRDKLIGSVIDNLNTVLGTLDKRGTRFSGLLKQLRRVISGLSADRKPIGESLVNIGDLTDATSGLLTDARPPLKDDIAQLTGLTGTLNDNEKTVEGVLKRLPNKLNALTGTASYGSWFNFYLCDFDGRIVLPKTKQVLTPDMHVARARCGS
- a CDS encoding MCE family protein, coding for MITRTVKAQLLAFAAVTAVGVSYVGAEYTGLVDSLLDRGYTVRADFADSGGIFPGAEVTYRGVPVGRVGSLGLTGDDGVSVALDIKDGAPRIPADTLAVVANRSAVGEQYVDLQPRTSHGPYLLDGSAIPRGSTRVPLPTTDLVLSLDRLVNSVGKNDLRVTVDELGKAFNGTGPDLSRLVDSGNALVESASDSLPQTISLIEDSRKVLKTQADQGSSIKSFAHDLALLTEQLKSSDGDLRKLIGNAAPAAQEVNSLLRSTGPQLSVLLANLISGGQVTLAHLPGVEQALVTFPALVAGSYTVVPGDGTFHFGLVVNADDPAPCTQGYGTTRRDPSDTGTRAANTDARCTAPRGSKTSVRGAQNAPGARSASGGANPAAYVTPYDPETGTATGPDGRPVEIGSTGGQQTVFGKESWQWLLVGPMA
- a CDS encoding MCE family protein; translation: MIPFRERNPVVIGAVGLTVLAVLTVAAFNADSLPFIGGGKTYSAAFSEAGGLKPGDEVRIAGVKVGKVEDVDLDGDHVKVTFKVKGDPAFGMETGASIRVKTILGAKYLALQPKGPGQLSPGSEIPLRRTVAAYDVVQAFSDLTTTSEKVDTEQLAKALDTISTTFQDSPAEVRASIKGLSRISRTVASRDKALGELLDHANGTTGVLADRSKDFTSLVKDGNSLFKEISKRRTAIHKLLKTSATLGIELSGLVDDNDKEIGPALRGLNRVVQMLERNQSSLDRSVKLLAPYVRVFTNTLGNGRWFDSYVQNLVAAPVVPKTGGGQ
- a CDS encoding ABC transporter permease, with the translated sequence MRLSPTGALRQSGNLFAMALDVVRTMPRRPFQAREFIQQAWFVASVTILPTALVSIPFGAVIALQIGSLTRQLGAQSFSGAASVLAVLREASPIVTALLIAGAGGTAICADLGARKIREEIDAMQVLGIDPVHRLVVPRVLASMVVAVLLNGLVSVVGVAGGYFFNVVLQNGTPGAYLASFTTLAQLSDLWAAEIKALVFGAIAAIVASYKGLTAKGGPKGVGDAVNQSVVITFMLLFVTNFVMTAVYFQVVPQRG
- a CDS encoding MCE family protein, with translation MSIRRKAGTFAWAAVGSLLLSGCEFNGWYDVPLPGGAADDGHAYHVTVEFRDVLDLVPQSAVKVDDVTVGAVEKVQLDGWHARVRLRVADSVKLPANAVAELRQTSLLGEKYVALAAPTGTAPVGRLRDGDRIPLSRSGRNPEVEEVLSALSALLNGGGVAQLKTITVELNKALDGRENRVRSLLKELNTFVGGLDEQKADIVRAIKAVDRLAGRLGKEKETIAKAVDTMPPALKVLAGERRKLTKMLTALSKLGRTGTKVVEASHDDTVANLKKLRPILRQLNKAGSDLPNSLELLTTYPFPRNATEAVKGDYVNLHLTADLDLADLYGNVADGNSGEDRGGSQPPSTPDVPDLPDLPDVPDLPSVPTPTALPSTPGLPAPSASSGSGDVLCPPVCTSAYSTRARAPEGIDLALAELMLKGVQP
- a CDS encoding ABC transporter permease, whose product is MALFDSLEALGRQLSFYGRSLAWTGRTLRRYKKEILRLLAEVSFGRGALAVVGGTVGVIAFLSFFTGTEVGLQGYAALNQLGTSNFVAFLSAYFNTREIAPLVAGLALSATVGAGFTAQLGAMRISEETDALEVMGVPSLPFLVTTRMIAGFVAVIPLYVIGLLSSYLAARTITTGYYGQSAGTYDHYFSQYLPPVDVLWSFGKVLVFAVLIILVHCFYGYYASGGPAGVGVAVGRAVRTSIVAINVLDFFLSLAIWGANTTVRIAG
- a CDS encoding MCE family protein codes for the protein MVLVTVVALIAALTYALWPRPGKIHVTAYFPRTVGIYPGSDVRVLGVRIGEVRKITPEGDRVRVEFEYDEGRKVPADAKAAIINSSVVSDRYVQLLPVYRTGPILRNGAVIPEKRTAVPVELDRVFDSLHTTAAALGPKGANKDGSLSRLLGVSADNLDGQGENLNQTVQDLSQAVTTLSDGRTDLFGTVRNLQVFTAALAADDMSVRSFNTSLAKVAEQLSGERKDLAAALANLATALGDVSSFVKKNKKSLTSDVKGLSKVTQVLVTQRAALNELLTVAPVGLSNLNNTYNPSSGTLDTRNNARQAQDPASLLCSLLRTTGDEGGKNPDCKELTKLFDSLPEPPTQGAAVTGTTDRTLGGILGASA